The Sphingorhabdus sp. Alg231-15 genome has a segment encoding these proteins:
- a CDS encoding TonB-dependent receptor — MKSLNRVLMAALCTSAMTVPAYAQDTGAEEFDDNVIIVTATRRAEDVQDIPLAVTAVSPVQLEQQGVVNVQNIGSVSPSFSTSNAQIASGSVVLRIRGVGTTSNNIGFESAVGIFVDGVYQSRPGVALSEFVDVERVEVLRGPQGTLFGRNTSAGALNITNKRPDVSEFGGFVNASYGNYDLISVQGAVNAPIVEDTLAVRLTGAYRQRDGYIDVVDGAGNDIGDTNDIDQYLIRGQIGYEGDSGLTVRLIGDYSKSTSSCCGAVELLASPLAIGGMAAPNVATTPFDQTAAEQALDDRISTQSFLPEADVDQWGISAEVEFPLGDNADVIYIGSYRDFESVESYDSDFSGLSVFDVDRLNTEITTMTHELRFQGELFDGRLNWLVGAYYSDEEIRQQTDFSLGADYDALVGAIFGGAVGPAPLTLFSGVSPATVTATNAYAQDSESFSFFTHNTLEITDSLDFTVGLRYSDESKTGSFSQPASNNGVCPAIVSNLGGVTPAGAAPIPPASPATAALRGGLFGLGCFAFVAPADLPGSATAPGNGLPLPRTYSEDFSDSELIYTIKASYEFAAPINIYASFTHGYKSGGFNLDSTAAVNGADPSFLSEEVDAYEIGLKSKFLDNAITLNVAAFYQEFSNFQVLEFTGAQFQTFNVPKAETQGVEIEAVIRPDDHLTVNAGVTYTDANYPSDCAGTQTSNNVLSLCGNSLTNAPQIVAITGATYERDLGDSLDFFLNGQVRFESDRRTSTQAFDPSDLTTRTPVPFDVQDGNVKINLRAGIGSQDDSWGIEAWVQNLTNETTRGVTFNTVLRGGSRSAFPQEPRTFGLTLRGAF; from the coding sequence ATGAAAAGTTTGAATCGCGTCCTTATGGCAGCCTTGTGTACAAGCGCCATGACAGTTCCTGCCTACGCACAGGATACCGGTGCTGAAGAGTTTGATGACAATGTCATCATCGTGACGGCCACCCGCCGTGCAGAAGATGTACAAGATATTCCGCTTGCAGTGACCGCGGTTAGCCCGGTCCAACTGGAGCAACAGGGCGTTGTCAACGTTCAGAATATCGGCAGTGTCTCTCCCAGCTTCTCGACCTCCAATGCGCAGATCGCATCCGGGTCGGTGGTTTTGCGGATCCGCGGTGTTGGTACTACCTCCAACAATATTGGCTTTGAGTCTGCTGTCGGTATTTTCGTCGACGGTGTTTATCAGTCACGTCCCGGCGTCGCGCTTTCTGAATTTGTCGATGTTGAGCGGGTTGAAGTTCTGCGCGGACCACAAGGTACGTTGTTTGGACGGAATACCTCTGCCGGTGCTTTGAACATCACCAACAAGCGTCCTGACGTTTCTGAATTTGGTGGGTTTGTTAACGCAAGCTACGGCAACTATGATCTGATCAGCGTGCAAGGTGCGGTTAACGCGCCAATTGTCGAAGATACATTGGCTGTTCGTCTAACCGGTGCTTATCGCCAGCGTGACGGCTATATTGATGTTGTCGATGGCGCGGGCAATGACATTGGCGATACCAATGACATCGACCAATATCTCATCCGTGGCCAGATTGGCTATGAAGGCGATAGCGGTTTGACCGTTCGCCTGATCGGTGACTATTCCAAGAGCACGTCCAGCTGTTGTGGTGCAGTTGAGCTATTGGCATCTCCGCTTGCGATTGGCGGAATGGCTGCGCCCAATGTTGCTACGACTCCCTTTGATCAGACTGCGGCCGAACAGGCACTGGATGATCGGATCTCAACCCAAAGCTTCTTGCCAGAAGCGGACGTAGATCAATGGGGCATCAGTGCTGAAGTGGAATTCCCACTCGGCGATAATGCAGACGTAATCTACATTGGTTCTTATCGTGATTTTGAATCCGTCGAATCCTATGATTCTGACTTTTCCGGTTTGAGTGTATTCGACGTAGATCGTCTGAACACAGAAATCACCACAATGACACATGAATTGCGGTTCCAGGGTGAATTGTTCGATGGTCGTTTGAATTGGTTGGTCGGCGCCTATTATTCCGACGAAGAAATCCGGCAACAGACGGATTTCTCGTTGGGCGCTGATTATGATGCGCTGGTTGGTGCAATATTCGGCGGCGCGGTAGGACCAGCTCCACTGACACTATTTTCTGGTGTAAGCCCAGCCACGGTGACGGCGACGAATGCTTATGCCCAAGATAGTGAGAGCTTTTCTTTCTTCACGCATAATACGCTTGAGATTACCGACAGCTTGGATTTCACCGTTGGTCTGCGCTATTCTGATGAAAGCAAGACCGGTAGCTTCAGTCAGCCTGCTTCCAATAATGGCGTTTGCCCAGCGATTGTCAGCAATCTTGGTGGTGTAACACCTGCGGGTGCTGCTCCAATACCGCCTGCATCACCGGCTACCGCTGCATTGCGTGGTGGTTTGTTCGGACTGGGCTGCTTCGCCTTTGTTGCTCCAGCTGATTTGCCAGGATCGGCAACCGCACCAGGCAACGGTCTTCCTCTACCGCGAACCTACTCGGAAGATTTCAGTGACAGTGAGTTGATTTACACGATCAAGGCATCTTACGAGTTTGCTGCTCCGATCAACATTTATGCCAGCTTTACGCATGGTTATAAGTCAGGTGGCTTCAACCTCGATTCTACCGCAGCCGTTAACGGCGCTGATCCGAGCTTCCTGTCCGAAGAAGTTGACGCTTATGAAATTGGTCTGAAAAGCAAGTTCCTTGACAATGCTATCACCTTGAATGTGGCAGCTTTTTATCAAGAATTCTCGAACTTCCAGGTTCTGGAATTTACTGGTGCTCAGTTCCAAACTTTCAACGTACCAAAAGCAGAAACGCAAGGTGTGGAAATCGAAGCGGTCATCCGTCCTGACGATCATCTCACGGTCAATGCCGGCGTAACCTACACGGATGCAAACTATCCGAGCGACTGTGCGGGAACGCAAACGTCAAACAATGTGCTTTCGCTGTGCGGAAACTCTTTGACCAACGCGCCTCAGATTGTTGCCATTACCGGCGCAACCTATGAGCGTGATCTTGGCGACAGTCTTGATTTCTTCCTAAACGGTCAGGTGCGCTTCGAAAGCGACCGTCGGACATCCACACAAGCGTTTGATCCATCAGATCTGACGACGCGGACACCGGTTCCATTTGATGTTCAGGACGGCAATGTCAAAATCAACCTGCGCGCCGGTATCGGTAGCCAGGATGATAGCTGGGGCATTGAAGCCTGGGTTCAGAACCTGACCAATGAAACAACACGTGGTGTTACCTTTAACACCGTGCTGCGCGGCGGATCACGCTCTGCTTTCCCGCAAGAGCCACGGACATTTGGTCTGACCCTTCGCGGTGCATTCTAA